A single region of the Desulfuromonadales bacterium genome encodes:
- a CDS encoding rhomboid family intramembrane serine protease, with amino-acid sequence MPASRHLTLLSFNSVQWQWRLRRWQRNLRGLFRGNLQQAGVSVTGTIIFTNLVLFTLMIAQGILAGQGPSTILNPDTYLLLHAGAQYWPLVLVEGEWWRCLTYAFAHGGIIHLGFNMVVLYQVGPLLEAEVGKARFIFLYTFTALTATALGYFWHPMAPVVGASGSLFGLIGFSVAYYHRLGPQGLHIRNFMFQWAIFAFVFGLLVGADNAGHLGGALGGALLGLLIPASWRRRPLLDQFFNVLAVLSTAAILYSLTMLVLSWLNAGSR; translated from the coding sequence CAGTTTCAACAGCGTCCAATGGCAGTGGCGGCTGCGCCGCTGGCAGCGCAACCTGCGCGGTCTTTTTCGCGGCAATCTGCAGCAGGCCGGGGTCTCGGTGACCGGTACGATCATCTTCACCAACCTGGTCCTGTTCACCCTGATGATCGCACAGGGGATCCTGGCCGGCCAGGGACCCTCGACGATCCTGAACCCGGACACCTATCTGCTGCTCCACGCCGGCGCCCAGTACTGGCCGCTGGTCCTGGTCGAAGGTGAATGGTGGCGCTGCCTCACCTACGCCTTCGCCCACGGCGGCATCATCCACCTCGGCTTCAACATGGTCGTCCTCTACCAGGTGGGGCCGCTGCTCGAAGCGGAGGTCGGCAAGGCGCGCTTCATCTTCCTCTACACCTTTACCGCCCTCACCGCAACCGCACTCGGCTATTTCTGGCATCCCATGGCACCGGTGGTCGGAGCCTCAGGTTCCCTGTTCGGGCTGATCGGCTTTTCCGTGGCGTACTACCACCGGCTCGGCCCCCAGGGGCTGCATATTCGCAACTTCATGTTCCAGTGGGCGATCTTCGCCTTCGTCTTCGGGCTGCTGGTCGGCGCCGACAACGCCGGCCACCTGGGCGGCGCCCTTGGCGGCGCGCTCCTCGGGCTGCTTATCCCGGCCAGCTGGCGACGCCGGCCGCTGCTTGATCAGTTCTTCAACGTATTGGCCGTCCTCAGTACGGCGGCCATCCTTTACAGCCTGACCATGCTGGTCCTGTCATGGCTGAACGCCGGGTCCCGGTGA
- a CDS encoding Sir2 family NAD-dependent protein deacetylase encodes MDLPEAFRVAAHALRSARALVVTAGAGMGVDSGLPDFRGDQGFWNAYPMYERLGLSFVDAANPGHFERDPAFGWGFYGHRTNLYRQTVPHRGFQLLLDWTERFDLDTFVVTSNVDGQFQKAGFREDQILEVHGSIHHLQCLTPCSRAIWDNREEIPVDVDTMRARHIPVCPRCGGAARPNILMFGDWSWLPDRTRGQEMRFDLFVDQHRDQPLVVLEMGAGTAIPTIRYASERLGGRAGATVVRINPREPQVPRPHLSLPCGALAGLTGIDDALKAG; translated from the coding sequence ATGGACCTTCCGGAAGCCTTCCGCGTCGCGGCGCACGCCCTCCGCAGCGCCCGCGCCCTGGTGGTCACCGCCGGCGCCGGGATGGGGGTCGACTCGGGACTCCCTGACTTCCGCGGCGACCAGGGGTTCTGGAATGCCTACCCGATGTACGAGCGGCTCGGCCTCTCCTTCGTCGACGCTGCCAATCCCGGGCATTTCGAACGCGACCCGGCCTTCGGCTGGGGATTCTACGGCCACCGCACCAACCTCTACCGGCAGACGGTTCCACACCGGGGATTTCAGCTGCTGCTCGATTGGACCGAGCGCTTCGATCTCGACACCTTCGTCGTCACCTCCAACGTCGACGGCCAGTTCCAGAAGGCCGGCTTCCGGGAGGATCAGATCCTCGAGGTGCACGGCTCGATCCACCATCTGCAATGCCTCACCCCCTGCAGCCGCGCCATCTGGGACAACCGCGAAGAGATCCCGGTCGATGTCGACACCATGCGTGCCCGGCACATCCCCGTCTGTCCGCGCTGCGGCGGCGCCGCCCGCCCCAACATCCTCATGTTCGGCGACTGGTCCTGGCTGCCGGACCGCACCCGCGGCCAGGAAATGCGCTTCGACCTCTTCGTCGACCAGCACCGGGACCAGCCCCTAGTGGTCCTCGAGATGGGGGCCGGCACGGCCATCCCCACCATCCGTTACGCCAGCGAACGGCTCGGCGGCCGCGCCGGAGCAACGGTGGTGCGCATCAACCCCAGAGAACCGCAGGTCCCCAGGCCACACCTCTCTCTCCCCTGCGGCGCCCTGGCGGGGCTCACCGGCATCGACGACGCGCTGAAGGCAGGCTGA
- the ybaK gene encoding Cys-tRNA(Pro) deacylase, with protein MAKDKTPVTPAVRLLRQEQVDFTAHPYTYEEKGGTAVSARELGVDEHAVIKTLIMEDDRRNPLIVLMHGDLQVSTRELARVIGARSITPCAPAVADKHSGYQVGGTSPFGTRKPMPVYLEETILDLPRIYINGGKRGFLVGIDPQEVVRLLKPTLVKVGIT; from the coding sequence ATGGCCAAGGATAAAACCCCCGTAACCCCGGCCGTCCGCCTGCTGCGCCAGGAGCAGGTGGACTTCACCGCCCACCCCTACACTTACGAAGAAAAGGGGGGAACGGCCGTCTCCGCCCGCGAACTGGGGGTCGACGAACATGCGGTGATCAAGACCCTGATCATGGAGGACGACCGCCGGAATCCCCTCATCGTCCTGATGCACGGCGACCTGCAGGTCTCGACCAGGGAACTGGCGAGGGTCATCGGCGCCCGGAGCATCACCCCTTGCGCCCCGGCCGTGGCCGACAAGCACTCCGGCTACCAGGTCGGCGGCACCTCCCCCTTCGGCACCCGCAAACCGATGCCTGTCTACCTGGAGGAGACGATCCTCGATCTGCCGAGGATCTACATCAACGGTGGCAAACGGGGGTTTCTCGTCGGCATTGACCCGCAGGAGGTCGTTCGGCTGCTCAAGCCGACTCTGGTGAAAGTGGGAATAACATAG